From the Chloroflexus aurantiacus J-10-fl genome, one window contains:
- the moeB gene encoding molybdopterin-synthase adenylyltransferase MoeB, with protein sequence MSEVTLSNEEIARYSRHLIMPEVGMAGQRRLKQGSVLLIGTGGLGSPLALYLAAAGVGHIGLVDFDVVDASNLQRQIVHGTSTVGVAKTESAKRRLQDLNPYIEITTYETQITSQNALDLMRPYDVIVDGTDNFPTRYLTNDACVLLGKPNVYGSIFRFEGQATVFSARDGGPCYRCLYPEPPPPGLVPSCAEGGVLGVLPGVIGTIQATEVIKLLTGIGEPLIGRLLLYDALSMRFRELKLRRNPSCPVCGDHPTITELIDYEQFCGIAPEEPTLSNQFEITPRELAEWLERPDRPFLLDVRNPYEVAIASIPGTDKLIPLDQLPERINELDSAREMVVYCRSGVRSGRAVELLKTAGFRKVKNLVGGILRWADDVDPSLPKY encoded by the coding sequence ATGAGTGAGGTGACCCTCTCGAATGAAGAGATCGCCCGCTATTCGCGTCATCTGATTATGCCCGAAGTGGGGATGGCCGGTCAGCGCCGGCTCAAACAGGGCAGTGTGTTGCTGATCGGTACCGGTGGTCTGGGATCGCCGCTGGCCCTCTATCTGGCCGCAGCCGGGGTCGGGCATATCGGCCTGGTTGATTTTGATGTGGTGGATGCGTCCAATCTCCAGCGTCAGATTGTTCACGGTACGAGCACCGTCGGTGTGGCGAAGACCGAGTCGGCGAAGCGGCGGTTGCAAGATCTCAATCCGTATATTGAGATCACAACCTACGAAACGCAGATCACCTCGCAGAACGCTCTCGATCTGATGCGGCCATACGATGTGATTGTGGATGGCACCGACAACTTCCCGACCCGCTACCTCACCAACGACGCCTGTGTGTTGCTGGGCAAGCCCAACGTCTACGGCAGCATCTTCCGTTTTGAAGGTCAGGCTACGGTCTTCTCGGCCCGTGATGGCGGGCCGTGCTACCGCTGTCTCTACCCCGAACCACCACCGCCAGGGCTGGTACCGAGCTGCGCGGAGGGTGGCGTGCTGGGCGTGCTCCCTGGGGTGATCGGTACCATTCAAGCCACAGAAGTGATAAAATTGCTTACCGGGATCGGCGAACCACTGATTGGGCGCCTCCTGCTCTACGATGCGCTGAGCATGCGCTTCCGCGAGCTGAAGCTCCGCCGCAATCCGTCGTGCCCGGTCTGTGGTGATCATCCGACGATCACCGAACTGATCGATTATGAACAATTTTGTGGCATTGCACCAGAGGAGCCGACATTGTCGAACCAATTTGAGATCACGCCGCGCGAACTCGCGGAATGGCTGGAACGGCCTGACCGTCCCTTCCTGCTCGATGTGCGCAATCCCTACGAAGTGGCGATTGCCTCTATCCCCGGCACCGACAAGCTGATCCCGCTCGATCAGTTGCCAGAACGAATCAACGAACTCGATTCGGCACGCGAGATGGTGGTCTACTGCCGGAGCGGTGTGCGCAGCGGGCGGGCCGTAGAACTGCTGAAAACAGCCGGTTTTCGCAAAGTGAAAAATCTGGTCGGCGGTATTTTACGTTGGGCCGACGACGTAGATCCGTCGCTACCGAAGTATTGA
- a CDS encoding Gfo/Idh/MocA family protein, which produces MIGIIGTGWGARVQVPAFRAAGLTVTALAGSNPDKTAWVAQELGVPFATANWREILERQDVQLVSIVTPPYLHREMAEAALAAGKHVLCEKPTALNAAEAESMLAAAQRYRDRLALIDHELRFLPAVQAARARVAAGDIGDIRAAEVRFFAAGRADPQRVWDWWSDRAAGGGVLGAIGSHQIDLLRYILADEVATAQGTIRTLIGQRPDATGTLRQVTSDDYTAAILHFTRGTVATLTATVVARTNEPLTVTVYGSEGTLRFSGGQLAIGTGDTFRDITPPHTVEIPATLSGEFPQGTVYLGHALRAALSGERDAISPAATFSDGLAIQRVIDAIAG; this is translated from the coding sequence ATGATTGGTATTATCGGTACCGGCTGGGGGGCACGGGTACAGGTTCCGGCCTTTCGGGCGGCAGGGCTGACCGTGACGGCACTGGCCGGCAGCAATCCCGACAAAACGGCATGGGTGGCTCAGGAGTTGGGCGTACCATTCGCTACCGCCAACTGGCGTGAGATTCTCGAACGGCAGGATGTGCAGTTGGTGAGCATCGTGACGCCGCCGTACCTCCATCGCGAGATGGCCGAAGCTGCGCTGGCCGCCGGCAAGCATGTGTTGTGCGAGAAGCCAACGGCGCTGAACGCAGCCGAGGCGGAGTCGATGCTGGCAGCGGCACAGCGCTACCGCGACCGGCTGGCTCTGATCGACCACGAGTTGCGTTTCTTGCCGGCAGTGCAGGCGGCGCGAGCACGGGTAGCCGCCGGCGATATTGGTGACATTCGGGCCGCCGAAGTCCGCTTCTTCGCTGCCGGGCGGGCCGATCCGCAGCGGGTTTGGGACTGGTGGAGTGATCGGGCCGCCGGCGGTGGTGTGCTAGGTGCCATCGGCTCGCACCAGATCGACCTGCTGCGCTACATCCTGGCCGACGAGGTCGCAACGGCGCAGGGCACTATTCGCACCTTGATCGGCCAGCGTCCAGACGCAACTGGAACCCTACGCCAGGTCACCAGTGACGATTACACCGCAGCCATCCTCCACTTCACCCGCGGTACTGTAGCCACCCTGACCGCAACTGTCGTTGCCCGCACCAACGAACCACTGACCGTCACAGTGTACGGCAGTGAGGGTACCTTGCGCTTCAGTGGTGGACAGCTTGCCATCGGGACTGGTGACACCTTTCGCGACATCACGCCGCCGCACACGGTTGAGATACCGGCCACACTGAGCGGCGAATTTCCGCAGGGTACCGTGTATCTTGGGCATGCATTGCGCGCCGCGCTTTCCGGTGAACGCGACGCGATCAGCCCGGCGGCGACCTTCAGCGATGGCCTGGCGATTCAGCGCGTGATTGACGCAATTGCCGGTTAG
- a CDS encoding ArsR/SmtB family transcription factor, translating into MATAHQRALEQDDRRLALICKALSHPVRVQILRYVLRHPGCIVNQIVLHMPEDGPHAQSTISQHLRVLREAGLLETYDDGAAVCHYVNPDSLVWLREYLEQL; encoded by the coding sequence ATGGCCACGGCACACCAACGCGCTCTCGAACAAGATGATAGGCGACTGGCCCTGATCTGTAAGGCGTTAAGCCATCCTGTGCGTGTGCAAATCCTCCGCTACGTCCTGCGCCACCCCGGCTGCATCGTCAACCAGATTGTCCTCCATATGCCCGAAGACGGCCCCCATGCCCAATCGACCATCTCCCAGCACCTGCGTGTCCTGCGCGAGGCCGGCCTGCTTGAGACGTATGACGACGGTGCCGCCGTATGTCATTATGTCAACCCTGACAGTCTGGTCTGGTTACGCGAGTACCTGGAGCAGTTGTGA
- a CDS encoding nucleotidyltransferase family protein, which yields MMMTANDIVSRLRELKPIISAHYKVKELGLFGSFVRGEQGANSDIDILAEFDDEADLFDLVGLTLYLEEMLQRQVDIVPKRALRAELQAAVLREVITV from the coding sequence ATGATGATGACCGCAAACGACATTGTGTCCAGGTTAAGAGAATTGAAACCTATCATCTCAGCTCATTACAAGGTAAAGGAGCTGGGTCTCTTCGGTTCTTTTGTTCGTGGAGAACAGGGTGCGAATAGCGATATTGATATCCTGGCGGAGTTTGATGACGAAGCCGATCTGTTTGATTTGGTTGGTTTGACGCTGTATCTGGAAGAGATGCTCCAACGCCAGGTGGACATTGTGCCTAAACGTGCTCTGCGGGCAGAGTTGCAAGCAGCGGTTCTCCGCGAGGTCATTACCGTATGA
- a CDS encoding CpXC domain-containing protein, with protein sequence MPISYREQAQLTCPHCGGDFDAEVWLIVDADEEPEAAAALRREELNLVECPHCGARGPAGAPLLYHDARARRVIFTPAPGSTDHEIRDQARDLHALLVGSIDQEQRRPYLTDVDITQDMSGLALLLRRLDARRATTPPPPTPPTPPPSPAAEPPPLLAAVEALLAADTDAELERVLAQHPELLEPSALATLTQLAEVAVAQGEHEIAQGLRNARELLARMQPRPAPEQLTAIPPAALQELLNAHSDAELEQVIARHPLLLRPEIDQLLEGEIETALASGADRLAQLLASRREMLVAFRTAPTPDADLEEAIEALLVADDEETIAQVLDQYPLLLSEAAEQALWEFASEARAGGDDELARHAIACREMLRRVRAGLEEGHS encoded by the coding sequence ATGCCCATCTCGTACCGCGAGCAGGCCCAATTAACATGCCCACACTGTGGCGGTGATTTTGATGCTGAAGTCTGGTTGATTGTTGATGCTGATGAGGAGCCGGAAGCGGCAGCGGCGCTGCGACGCGAAGAGCTGAATCTGGTGGAGTGTCCGCATTGCGGTGCGCGTGGGCCGGCGGGAGCGCCGCTGCTGTACCACGATGCCCGTGCCCGCCGGGTGATCTTTACACCTGCCCCCGGCTCAACCGATCATGAGATTCGCGATCAGGCACGCGATCTGCACGCCCTGCTGGTCGGTTCGATTGACCAGGAGCAGCGCCGTCCGTACCTCACCGATGTTGATATTACCCAGGATATGAGCGGCCTGGCCCTGCTGCTGCGACGCCTCGATGCCCGTCGTGCTACGACGCCACCGCCGCCAACACCGCCAACACCGCCACCATCGCCAGCGGCAGAGCCGCCACCACTCCTCGCTGCGGTCGAAGCCTTGCTGGCCGCCGACACCGATGCCGAACTGGAACGAGTGCTGGCGCAGCACCCGGAATTGCTCGAACCGTCGGCCCTGGCGACGCTCACCCAGTTGGCCGAGGTTGCGGTTGCCCAGGGTGAGCACGAGATCGCGCAGGGCTTACGCAACGCCCGTGAGTTGCTGGCCCGCATGCAGCCACGCCCGGCACCTGAACAGTTGACGGCGATCCCACCTGCTGCGCTGCAAGAGCTGCTTAATGCGCACAGCGATGCCGAACTCGAACAGGTGATTGCCCGCCATCCACTGTTGCTGCGCCCCGAAATCGATCAGTTGCTGGAAGGTGAGATCGAAACAGCCCTGGCATCCGGTGCGGATCGGCTGGCACAGTTGCTGGCGAGTCGGCGCGAGATGCTGGTGGCATTCCGTACTGCACCAACGCCGGATGCCGATCTGGAGGAAGCGATTGAGGCGCTGCTGGTTGCCGACGACGAAGAGACGATAGCACAGGTGCTCGATCAATATCCGCTGCTGTTGAGCGAGGCTGCCGAACAGGCACTTTGGGAATTTGCGTCTGAAGCACGGGCCGGTGGCGATGACGAGCTGGCTCGCCACGCGATTGCCTGTCGTGAAATGTTGCGCCGTGTGCGCGCCGGATTGGAAGAAGGCCATTCATAG
- the gcvT gene encoding glycine cleavage system aminomethyltransferase GcvT, whose amino-acid sequence MLKRTPLYNAHLAMGARMVEFGGWEMPVQYRGIIEEHHAVRNRAGLFDISHMGRFMVRGAHAEAFLQQMVTCDVRAIPLGHASYGLLCRPDGGIVDDVFLYHLPDEFMVVVNAANRQKDWDWLQQHTAGFEVEIEDRSERWAMLALQGPQAEQLLAGAESSTTADIGSLPFHGVAMTTIFGQNALIARTGYTGEDGFEIFFEAVHAEQFWHGLLALGGNAVQACGLGARDSLRFEACLALYGHEIDETTNPYEARLGWVVKLDKGDFIGREALQAIKQNGVSRRLVGFEMVGKGIARAGYPVHRPDGEPVGFVTSGMPSPTLGRPLGMAYVPTDLSSEGSEFDVIVRERPVRARVVKMPFYKPRYKR is encoded by the coding sequence ATGCTGAAACGAACTCCTCTTTACAATGCGCACCTGGCAATGGGCGCGCGCATGGTCGAATTTGGCGGCTGGGAGATGCCAGTGCAGTATCGCGGCATCATCGAAGAGCACCACGCTGTGCGCAACCGGGCCGGTCTGTTCGACATCAGTCATATGGGGCGGTTTATGGTGCGTGGTGCGCATGCCGAGGCGTTTCTCCAGCAGATGGTTACCTGTGACGTGCGGGCCATCCCGCTCGGCCACGCCAGCTACGGTCTGCTCTGTCGGCCTGATGGTGGGATTGTGGACGACGTGTTCCTGTACCATCTCCCCGACGAGTTTATGGTGGTGGTGAATGCGGCCAACCGGCAAAAAGACTGGGACTGGCTCCAGCAGCATACGGCTGGATTTGAGGTGGAGATTGAAGATCGTTCCGAGCGTTGGGCGATGCTGGCGCTCCAGGGGCCACAGGCTGAACAACTGCTGGCTGGGGCAGAGAGTTCAACAACCGCTGACATTGGCTCGTTGCCGTTTCACGGGGTGGCCATGACGACGATCTTCGGGCAAAATGCACTGATTGCCCGCACCGGCTACACCGGCGAAGACGGGTTTGAAATCTTTTTTGAGGCTGTCCACGCCGAACAGTTCTGGCACGGTTTGCTCGCGCTCGGCGGCAATGCGGTGCAGGCTTGTGGCCTGGGGGCACGTGATAGCCTGCGCTTTGAGGCGTGTCTGGCGTTGTACGGTCATGAAATTGACGAGACGACGAATCCTTACGAAGCCCGTTTGGGATGGGTGGTCAAACTGGATAAGGGCGACTTTATCGGTCGGGAAGCGTTGCAGGCGATCAAGCAGAATGGGGTAAGCCGACGACTGGTTGGTTTCGAGATGGTTGGAAAGGGAATCGCCCGCGCCGGCTATCCGGTACATCGGCCAGACGGCGAGCCGGTCGGGTTTGTTACCAGTGGTATGCCATCACCGACCCTCGGTCGTCCACTGGGAATGGCGTATGTGCCAACCGATCTCAGTAGCGAAGGTAGTGAATTTGATGTCATCGTGCGCGAGCGTCCGGTACGTGCGCGCGTGGTAAAGATGCCTTTCTATAAGCCGCGCTACAAGCGCTAG
- the gcvH gene encoding glycine cleavage system protein GcvH, producing the protein MAYNTPSDLRYSKTHEWVRQEGDEVVIGITDYAQHALGDVVYIELPAVGSTITVGESFGIVESVKASSDLYAPVSGEVVAVNTALESDQAPINSDPYGAGWMLRVRPSGESAELLDAEAYAAFVAEIDH; encoded by the coding sequence ATGGCTTACAACACTCCATCCGATCTACGGTACAGCAAAACCCACGAGTGGGTACGACAGGAGGGTGATGAGGTCGTGATTGGGATTACCGATTATGCCCAGCACGCGCTCGGCGATGTGGTGTACATCGAACTGCCGGCAGTCGGCTCGACGATTACCGTCGGCGAGAGCTTCGGGATTGTCGAGTCGGTGAAGGCCAGTTCAGATCTGTACGCCCCAGTAAGTGGCGAAGTGGTGGCGGTGAATACTGCGCTCGAAAGCGATCAGGCGCCGATCAACAGTGATCCGTATGGTGCGGGCTGGATGTTGCGCGTGCGCCCCAGTGGCGAATCGGCTGAATTGCTCGATGCCGAGGCGTATGCTGCGTTTGTTGCCGAAATCGATCATTAA
- the gcvPA gene encoding aminomethyl-transferring glycine dehydrogenase subunit GcvPA: protein MTHYIPITDADRQAMLQAIGVETIEDLFVDVPASHRFPPLELPPPLSEPELMAELNRLSEANAHNRKYSIFLGAGAYNHFVPAAVDQIIRRGEYYTAYTPYQPEISQGTLQAIFEYQSLICALTGMEIANASHYDGATALAESAIMALNVVRNRRKIVVARSVNPQYRAVLRTYMQGLDVEIVGDENPGATIADALAQVDDHTALLIVQNPDFLGRIHDLRGLGAQVQARGALLAVHFDPIALGLFQTPAEAGADIATGEGQPLGLGLAFGGPYLGIFTTRQKYVHKIAGRIVGVTKDVDGRMAYVLTLRAREQDIRRERATSNICTNQGLMALASAVYMSLMGKRGMRAVAEITYHRAHYAAQRISELTGYRVLADQPFFREFVVQCPRPVAEINAALREQGIIGGYDLSADEPHLGHAMLVAVTEMNTPAEIDRFVAALAAI, encoded by the coding sequence ATGACCCACTACATTCCGATTACCGATGCCGACCGCCAGGCGATGCTACAGGCAATCGGTGTTGAAACAATTGAAGACCTCTTCGTTGATGTTCCGGCCAGTCATCGCTTTCCGCCGCTCGAACTGCCACCACCGTTGTCGGAGCCGGAGCTGATGGCCGAACTCAATCGGCTGAGTGAAGCCAATGCCCATAACCGCAAGTACAGTATCTTTCTTGGCGCCGGTGCGTACAACCACTTCGTACCGGCAGCAGTCGATCAGATTATTCGCCGGGGTGAGTACTACACGGCCTACACCCCCTACCAGCCGGAGATCAGCCAGGGAACGTTGCAGGCCATCTTTGAATATCAGAGCCTGATCTGTGCCCTGACCGGCATGGAGATTGCGAACGCTTCGCATTACGATGGCGCAACCGCACTCGCCGAATCGGCCATTATGGCGCTCAATGTGGTGCGTAACCGGCGCAAAATCGTGGTGGCACGTAGCGTCAATCCGCAGTACCGGGCAGTGCTGCGCACCTATATGCAAGGTCTGGATGTCGAGATTGTCGGTGATGAGAATCCGGGTGCCACTATCGCCGACGCCCTGGCCCAGGTTGACGATCACACGGCGCTGTTGATCGTGCAGAATCCCGATTTCCTCGGTCGCATCCACGATCTACGCGGCCTGGGTGCCCAGGTGCAGGCACGAGGTGCCCTGCTCGCCGTGCATTTCGACCCCATCGCTCTGGGGCTGTTCCAGACCCCAGCCGAGGCCGGGGCCGATATTGCAACCGGTGAAGGCCAACCCCTGGGTCTCGGCCTGGCCTTCGGTGGCCCGTACCTCGGTATCTTCACCACACGCCAGAAGTACGTCCACAAGATCGCCGGACGGATTGTTGGAGTGACGAAAGATGTCGATGGGCGAATGGCCTACGTGCTGACCCTGCGCGCACGCGAGCAAGACATTCGCCGTGAGCGGGCAACGAGCAATATCTGTACGAATCAGGGTCTGATGGCACTGGCCTCGGCGGTGTACATGTCGCTGATGGGGAAGCGCGGGATGCGTGCGGTGGCCGAGATTACCTACCATCGGGCACACTACGCTGCGCAGCGGATCAGCGAACTGACCGGTTATCGGGTACTTGCCGACCAACCCTTCTTCCGCGAGTTCGTGGTGCAATGCCCGCGACCGGTCGCCGAGATCAATGCTGCCCTGCGTGAACAGGGAATCATTGGCGGCTATGATCTCAGCGCCGATGAACCACATCTGGGCCACGCCATGCTGGTTGCCGTGACCGAGATGAATACACCGGCAGAGATTGATCGGTTTGTAGCCGCATTGGCTGCCATATAG
- a CDS encoding phosphotransferase family protein, with translation MVTDLSLPQIERIVTRILPGTRVRDAAPLGARSLLITATDRQFVLRLPVGVDQWAGEALQTEALALRSLQAEIDLPLPSVLGMTPAVADDPPALALSYLAGTPLSEIITAVEEDARFAIGEALATVMTRIHSYQAPQYGQIHPDNLPTLTPQSPAPGADVAYLRQRAATAIDAAVAQGRMTPDQSDWLQRRLGEWLTTTARPACLVHGDLHPRRLIVRRRERDWRLVGVVGWGFAQTWRPAWDHATLHLNFADPEYFGLRVGYGAAYNETTDRRYDQVREFALLPYRLTLLIERECVDLALNIATGLDTVQAPPIVATPDTPGENSDE, from the coding sequence ATGGTCACCGACCTGTCACTCCCCCAAATCGAACGCATTGTCACCCGCATCCTGCCGGGAACGCGGGTACGCGATGCTGCACCACTCGGTGCGCGGAGCCTGCTGATCACGGCGACTGACCGTCAGTTTGTGCTACGGTTACCGGTCGGGGTAGATCAGTGGGCAGGGGAAGCGTTGCAAACTGAAGCGCTCGCGCTCCGTTCGTTACAGGCCGAGATCGATCTTCCCCTGCCATCAGTGTTGGGGATGACCCCTGCTGTTGCCGATGATCCACCGGCACTGGCCCTGAGTTATCTTGCCGGTACCCCACTCTCTGAAATAATCACCGCCGTTGAGGAGGACGCGCGCTTTGCAATCGGCGAGGCGCTGGCAACGGTAATGACTCGTATCCACAGCTATCAGGCCCCACAGTACGGTCAAATCCACCCCGACAACCTGCCGACGCTGACCCCACAATCACCTGCCCCTGGGGCTGACGTGGCGTATCTGCGGCAGCGGGCAGCCACTGCCATCGATGCCGCCGTTGCCCAGGGCCGCATGACACCCGACCAGAGCGACTGGCTCCAGCGTCGGCTTGGCGAATGGCTGACCACCACCGCCCGCCCGGCCTGCCTGGTTCACGGCGATCTGCACCCGCGGCGGCTGATCGTGCGCCGGCGCGAACGGGACTGGCGTCTGGTTGGGGTGGTGGGATGGGGATTCGCCCAAACCTGGCGACCCGCCTGGGATCACGCGACGCTCCATCTCAACTTTGCCGACCCTGAGTACTTCGGTCTGCGCGTTGGCTACGGCGCAGCCTACAACGAAACCACCGACCGTCGCTACGATCAGGTGCGCGAGTTTGCCCTCCTTCCCTACCGGCTCACCCTGTTGATCGAACGTGAATGTGTCGATCTGGCGCTCAACATCGCCACCGGTCTGGATACCGTACAGGCACCACCTATCGTAGCGACACCCGATACACCTGGAGAGAACAGCGATGAATAA
- the gcvPB gene encoding aminomethyl-transferring glycine dehydrogenase subunit GcvPB — MNNEEPPIFTYSQPGKIGVNLPAAGVAPTPLPDDLLRQDDLAGFPELTEPEVIRHFTRISQRNYAIDTGFYPLGSCTMKYNPKLHEEAARLPGFAGAHPLQDEALSQGALQLMYELQNYLGEISGFAAVSLQPAAGAQGELTGILVFRACHLDRGDTQRTEVLVPDSAHGTNPATAAMAGLKVVEVKSDARGNVDLDDLKAKLSPRTAGMMLTNPNTLGLFEEHIVEICRLVHDAGGLMYGDGANFNAILGIAKPGELGFDFMHYNLHKTFTTPHGGGGPGSGAVGCTAELAPYLPGPRVRQREDGGYEFFTPEKSIGRMKAFHGNFGMLVRAWTYIRSMGAAGLREVSETAVLNANYVRVMLKDIYPQAIDRICMHEVVLRGQIAGAPKDVRTLDIAKRLIDYGFHPPTIYFPLIVPEALMIEPTETESKQTLDHFIATMRRIAGEAVETPDVLHAAPTKAPVRRLDEVRAARQPILRYDPAAIARLQGE, encoded by the coding sequence ATGAATAACGAGGAACCACCGATTTTTACCTATTCGCAGCCGGGCAAGATTGGCGTCAATCTACCGGCAGCCGGCGTGGCACCAACCCCGCTACCCGACGATCTGCTACGGCAAGACGATCTGGCCGGCTTTCCCGAACTCACCGAGCCGGAAGTGATTCGTCACTTTACCCGGATCAGTCAGCGCAACTATGCCATCGACACCGGCTTCTACCCGCTCGGTTCGTGTACGATGAAGTACAACCCGAAGCTACACGAAGAAGCGGCCCGGCTACCGGGTTTTGCCGGTGCCCACCCCCTGCAAGATGAAGCGCTCAGCCAGGGGGCGCTGCAACTGATGTACGAATTACAAAACTATCTTGGCGAAATCAGTGGCTTTGCGGCAGTGAGTCTGCAACCGGCAGCCGGTGCCCAGGGTGAGCTGACCGGTATCCTGGTGTTCCGGGCGTGCCATCTCGACCGTGGCGACACCCAGCGCACCGAAGTGCTGGTACCCGACTCGGCGCACGGCACCAATCCCGCCACTGCGGCCATGGCCGGCCTGAAGGTCGTTGAAGTGAAGAGCGACGCACGCGGAAATGTCGATCTTGACGACCTGAAGGCGAAATTGTCGCCGCGCACAGCCGGCATGATGCTCACCAACCCGAACACCCTGGGCCTGTTTGAAGAGCACATCGTCGAAATCTGCCGTCTCGTTCATGATGCCGGTGGCCTGATGTACGGCGATGGCGCGAACTTCAACGCGATTCTGGGCATTGCCAAACCGGGAGAGCTGGGTTTCGACTTCATGCACTACAACCTGCACAAGACCTTCACCACCCCGCACGGCGGTGGTGGCCCTGGTTCAGGTGCAGTGGGGTGTACAGCAGAACTGGCCCCCTACCTGCCCGGCCCGCGGGTACGGCAGCGGGAAGACGGCGGCTACGAATTCTTCACCCCTGAAAAGAGCATCGGGCGCATGAAGGCATTCCACGGCAACTTCGGGATGCTGGTACGGGCGTGGACGTATATCCGCTCAATGGGGGCTGCCGGATTGCGAGAGGTGAGTGAAACTGCGGTCTTGAATGCCAACTACGTGCGGGTGATGCTCAAAGACATCTACCCACAGGCGATTGATCGCATTTGCATGCACGAAGTGGTATTGCGTGGACAGATTGCCGGCGCTCCCAAAGATGTCCGCACCCTCGATATTGCCAAGCGGCTCATTGACTACGGTTTCCACCCGCCGACGATCTACTTCCCGCTGATCGTACCGGAAGCGCTTATGATCGAGCCGACCGAAACCGAGAGCAAGCAGACGCTCGATCACTTCATTGCCACCATGCGCCGAATCGCCGGCGAAGCCGTCGAAACGCCGGACGTGCTGCATGCTGCACCAACCAAAGCGCCGGTACGTCGTCTCGACGAAGTACGGGCGGCGCGCCAGCCGATCCTGCGTTACGATCCCGCCGCAATTGCACGGTTGCAGGGTGAGTAG
- a CDS encoding lysophospholipid acyltransferase family protein: MSLYRSRHVAARFAPTLFRLFVRLYVRPRVEGIEHIPREGAFIIAANHTSHADTAVIYSVLPREARERFVAAAAQDYFFQGGVMQFLSRILFNAIPVARDRRGGQDPLRHAARALREGYALLLYPEGTRSKTGEIGPFRSGVGRLIAEFPGTPVIPTYVGGTNRVMPKGKVVPRPYRVTVRFGEPLYLKAHPKLRATWQTAADEVRDAIIQLSGMDVAHNLNPVSEQDT; this comes from the coding sequence ATGAGTCTCTACCGCAGCCGCCACGTCGCGGCCCGCTTTGCGCCGACGCTATTCAGATTGTTTGTCCGTCTCTACGTCCGACCGCGGGTCGAAGGTATCGAACACATTCCAAGAGAAGGTGCGTTCATTATTGCCGCCAACCATACCAGCCATGCCGATACTGCGGTAATCTATTCGGTGTTGCCGCGTGAAGCTCGTGAACGGTTCGTTGCAGCCGCTGCACAGGACTATTTCTTTCAGGGTGGAGTGATGCAATTCCTCTCGCGCATCTTGTTTAACGCCATCCCGGTTGCCCGTGACCGACGTGGTGGTCAAGACCCACTCCGCCATGCTGCCCGTGCGCTGCGTGAGGGGTACGCACTCTTGTTATACCCTGAAGGAACCCGCAGCAAAACTGGTGAAATAGGCCCATTCCGCAGCGGCGTTGGTCGTCTGATTGCAGAATTTCCCGGTACACCGGTAATCCCGACGTATGTAGGCGGTACCAACCGGGTCATGCCGAAGGGGAAAGTTGTTCCGCGCCCGTATCGGGTGACCGTGCGCTTCGGCGAACCGCTGTATTTGAAAGCGCACCCGAAGCTGCGAGCAACCTGGCAGACTGCCGCCGATGAGGTTCGTGACGCAATTATTCAGTTGAGTGGTATGGATGTTGCGCACAACCTGAATCCGGTCTCTGAACAAGACACGTAG